From Hippea jasoniae, one genomic window encodes:
- a CDS encoding PilN domain-containing protein: MIQINLLGEEQKKSKKQSTFKGFSPVSLDVPVWIIVVVAVVVIEIISLITATYFTSKRIDELEAKRKSLASLERQVKIYQRKIREVKRMIKTIKSLEKGRGNAYKILEEIADAFPYDTSGRFNKIYGGSLWLTSLSKRGNVITLSGKSFSAEAVAAYMINLGRLKNVSKVRFGGSGLRKISNSSRAEIYSFSIIITLKG; the protein is encoded by the coding sequence ATGATACAGATCAATCTGTTGGGTGAAGAACAAAAAAAGAGCAAAAAACAATCAACATTTAAAGGTTTTAGCCCTGTCTCTTTGGATGTTCCGGTATGGATAATTGTTGTTGTAGCGGTTGTTGTTATCGAGATTATTAGTTTGATTACTGCTACCTATTTTACATCAAAAAGAATTGATGAGTTAGAAGCAAAAAGAAAAAGTCTTGCCAGCTTAGAAAGGCAGGTAAAGATATATCAAAGGAAGATAAGAGAAGTTAAAAGGATGATAAAGACCATAAAGAGCTTGGAAAAAGGTAGAGGCAATGCTTACAAAATTCTTGAAGAGATTGCAGATGCCTTTCCGTATGATACTTCAGGCAGGTTTAATAAAATTTATGGCGGTAGTCTCTGGCTTACCAGTTTATCCAAAAGAGGTAATGTTATAACCCTAAGCGGAAAAAGTTTTTCAGCTGAGGCTGTAGCTGCTTATATGATCAATTTAGGCAGATTGAAAAATGTGTCTAAGGTAAGATTTGGCGGGAGTGGTTTGAGGAAAATTTCAAACTCAAGTAGGGCAGAGATCTATTCATTTTCCATAATAATCACTTTGAAGGGTTAA
- the pilM gene encoding type IV pilus assembly protein PilM: MAKGIVGIDIGREYTKVVYFNEKKGIVSLSHAFREETPEGMILSDGVDEEIMVDFLKNIFSTHKLKNKHVAISLNSAGVITKTLTMPLVADEEIKQAIMWEAEQYAPFGMEQVNVDYHVFEKNEEKKEMTVLIAIAKRDIIDAYKNAFKKARLRLDVVDVDVFALYNAFEVNQPEKAKQHSLLVDLGYSSTKLIFVNNGLPVFSRYIDFGFSYIVDEAVEILDVKQQEIELILNNHKHEKHGSLINFINDKLAGLYAQLSNSITFYKANILEIEEDVDNVVFSGILGALFDEIDIESARNFINIDIVSFNPFDFATKDGVIEGFEEVNSSVASFYCIAAGLSVRGLR, encoded by the coding sequence GTGGCTAAAGGTATAGTTGGTATAGATATAGGTAGGGAATACACAAAGGTTGTTTATTTTAACGAGAAAAAAGGTATTGTATCACTTTCCCATGCATTTCGGGAAGAAACACCTGAGGGTATGATCTTAAGTGATGGTGTAGATGAAGAGATAATGGTTGATTTTCTTAAAAATATATTTTCTACGCATAAGTTAAAAAATAAGCATGTGGCAATAAGTCTTAACAGTGCCGGTGTTATTACAAAAACCTTAACCATGCCCCTTGTTGCTGATGAAGAGATCAAACAGGCTATTATGTGGGAAGCTGAGCAGTATGCTCCTTTTGGTATGGAACAGGTTAATGTTGACTATCATGTGTTTGAAAAGAACGAAGAAAAGAAAGAAATGACGGTTTTGATAGCTATAGCCAAAAGGGATATAATTGATGCCTATAAAAATGCCTTTAAAAAAGCAAGATTAAGATTGGATGTTGTTGATGTTGATGTATTTGCCCTTTATAATGCGTTTGAGGTTAATCAACCAGAAAAAGCAAAACAACACAGTTTATTGGTTGATTTGGGCTATTCTTCAACAAAATTGATTTTTGTAAATAATGGTTTGCCTGTATTTAGTAGATATATAGATTTTGGATTTTCCTATATTGTGGATGAAGCTGTGGAGATTCTGGATGTTAAACAGCAGGAAATTGAGCTGATTTTGAACAACCATAAACATGAGAAGCATGGTAGTCTGATTAACTTTATAAACGATAAATTAGCTGGTTTGTATGCTCAACTAAGCAATTCTATAACATTCTACAAAGCCAATATTCTTGAAATTGAAGAAGATGTAGATAATGTGGTTTTTAGCGGTATCTTGGGCGCATTATTTGATGAGATAGATATTGAATCGGCAAGAAATTTTATTAACATTGATATAGTTAGCTTTAATCCATTTGACTTTGCAACAAAAGATGGTGTCATAGAGGGGTTTGAAGAGGTTAACTCTTCTGTAGCATCGTTTTATTGTATAGCTGCTGGTCTTTCTGTAAGGGGATTGAGATGA
- a CDS encoding glutaredoxin family protein translates to MAEKKPKKQPRVIVFSTPSCPWCNRVKAYLKQNGIRFKDVDVSRDRKAAEDMVRRTGQTGVPVVLIGSKAVVGFDKVKIDKYLGL, encoded by the coding sequence ATGGCTGAAAAGAAACCAAAGAAACAACCCAGAGTTATAGTATTTTCAACACCAAGCTGCCCATGGTGCAACAGGGTCAAGGCATACCTTAAACAAAACGGTATCAGATTTAAAGATGTCGATGTTTCAAGGGATAGAAAAGCAGCAGAGGATATGGTTAGACGCACCGGTCAGACAGGCGTGCCCGTTGTATTGATAGGCTCAAAAGCAGTGGTGGGCTTTGATAAGGTAAAAATCGATAAATATCTGGGGTTGTGA
- a CDS encoding type IV pilus inner membrane component PilO — translation MGELDNKKIALIVIGLLILPALWYYLYFSDANAKINKLRGEIERLQKYQSQLPILKRNYIKAKNEFKVYSAQLPLKEEIPSLLVQLNGIVRSEGVSLLSFSPRNAALSSSKLYYTKPIAISIKANYTTCGEVFERISKMKRLVKVKDFTINNPKIVNSKLVIMNINFNAETYYFNKKVK, via the coding sequence ATGGGTGAACTTGACAACAAAAAGATAGCTTTGATAGTGATTGGCTTACTTATTTTGCCAGCTTTGTGGTATTATTTATATTTCTCAGATGCTAATGCAAAAATAAATAAATTAAGAGGAGAGATCGAACGGCTACAGAAGTATCAGTCTCAGTTGCCTATTTTGAAAAGAAACTATATAAAAGCCAAGAATGAGTTTAAGGTATATTCTGCGCAGTTGCCTCTTAAAGAGGAGATTCCATCTTTGCTTGTTCAGCTTAACGGAATTGTAAGAAGCGAAGGTGTAAGCCTTTTATCCTTCAGTCCAAGAAATGCAGCGTTATCTTCATCAAAGCTTTATTATACAAAGCCTATAGCTATTTCTATTAAAGCAAACTACACAACCTGCGGTGAAGTGTTTGAAAGAATTTCAAAAATGAAGCGACTTGTTAAGGTGAAAGATTTTACAATAAATAATCCAAAGATTGTAAATAGTAAGCTGGTGATTATGAATATAAACTTTAACGCAGAAACATACTATTTCAATAAAAAGGTTAAATAA
- a CDS encoding MotE family protein: MKLRLLKLLALSLVLSSLIVAPSFAQNKQTLSAVVEKINELKNLENTINAKIAKLEKLKKQLDDEKKQLEKMKKDVDEYVKKRKKEADDYYAKVQKEVNDFLAKKQKQLEDLQKQIATEKIKKLAAIYSNAKPQAAAMALSKMDEDVAAEILVFMQARKAGAIISKMQPQKAASIFQKYLIKKDNLSISKQ; encoded by the coding sequence ATGAAATTGCGTCTATTAAAATTGCTCGCACTATCTCTCGTTCTCAGTAGCCTGATAGTTGCACCATCATTTGCACAAAATAAACAAACCTTATCGGCTGTTGTTGAGAAAATTAATGAATTAAAGAATCTTGAAAACACAATCAACGCCAAGATCGCCAAACTTGAAAAACTTAAAAAACAGCTTGATGATGAGAAAAAGCAGCTTGAAAAGATGAAAAAGGATGTTGATGAATATGTAAAAAAGAGAAAGAAAGAAGCAGATGACTATTATGCAAAGGTTCAAAAAGAGGTGAATGATTTTTTAGCCAAAAAACAGAAACAGCTTGAGGATTTGCAAAAGCAAATAGCAACAGAGAAGATTAAAAAGTTAGCGGCAATCTATTCAAATGCAAAGCCGCAGGCTGCTGCCATGGCACTATCAAAGATGGATGAAGATGTTGCAGCCGAGATTTTAGTTTTTATGCAGGCAAGAAAAGCTGGTGCAATCATATCAAAGATGCAGCCGCAGAAAGCGGCAAGCATCTTTCAAAAATATCTAATTAAAAAGGATAATCTCTCGATTAGTAAGCAATAA
- a CDS encoding phenylacetate--CoA ligase family protein encodes MIYDDELETLPREALEALQLKRLQHTVERVYNLVPFYKKKFDEAGVKPDDIKSLDDLKRLPFTTKQDLRDNYPFGLFTLPLEQVVRVHASSGTTGKPTVVGYSKRDIQTWSNLMARSLAACGVGKGDVIQNAYGYGLFTGGLGAHYGGEALGATVIPISGGNTKKQILIMKDFGSTVLTATPSYTLYLAETLKEMGIKRDELKLRVGILGAEPWSDEMRKNIEEKLGIDALDIYGLSEIMGPGVAIECIEAKNGLHIWEDAFIPEIIDPETGEVLKDGEEGELVITTISKEAMPLIRYRTRDITRIIKEPCKCGRTHRRIERIKGRSDDMLIIRGVNIFPSQIESLLMETEGVEPHYQLIVDRVNNLDTLEVKVEVSEKLFSDEIKHLQRLKERIEKDIKDLYGITVKVTLVEPKTLQRFEGKAKRVIDKRKI; translated from the coding sequence ATGATTTATGATGACGAACTGGAAACCTTACCAAGGGAGGCCCTTGAGGCACTGCAGCTAAAAAGGCTACAACACACTGTTGAGCGGGTTTACAACCTTGTGCCGTTTTATAAGAAAAAGTTTGACGAGGCAGGGGTTAAGCCTGATGACATCAAAAGTCTTGATGATTTAAAAAGGTTACCATTCACAACAAAGCAGGACTTAAGAGATAACTATCCGTTTGGGCTTTTTACGCTTCCTCTTGAGCAGGTTGTGAGAGTTCATGCCTCAAGCGGAACAACAGGCAAACCAACTGTTGTGGGTTATTCAAAAAGGGATATCCAGACCTGGTCGAATTTAATGGCTCGCTCGCTGGCTGCATGTGGAGTAGGAAAAGGCGATGTAATTCAGAATGCCTATGGATACGGGCTTTTTACAGGTGGACTTGGAGCTCACTACGGTGGGGAGGCATTGGGTGCAACTGTGATTCCTATCTCTGGGGGCAACACCAAAAAACAGATATTGATAATGAAAGATTTTGGCTCCACGGTATTAACAGCAACACCATCATATACACTCTATCTTGCAGAAACCCTTAAAGAGATGGGTATTAAAAGGGATGAGTTAAAGCTCAGGGTTGGTATTTTAGGAGCTGAACCCTGGAGCGATGAGATGAGAAAAAACATCGAGGAGAAACTGGGTATAGATGCATTAGATATTTACGGTTTAAGCGAAATAATGGGACCCGGGGTAGCAATAGAATGCATAGAGGCAAAAAATGGCCTTCACATCTGGGAGGATGCATTTATACCGGAGATTATCGACCCAGAAACCGGTGAAGTTTTAAAGGACGGAGAGGAAGGCGAGCTTGTCATAACAACCATATCTAAAGAAGCAATGCCCCTTATCAGATACAGAACGAGGGATATAACTCGCATAATCAAAGAACCGTGCAAATGCGGCAGAACCCACAGAAGAATTGAAAGAATTAAAGGCCGAAGCGACGATATGCTTATCATCAGAGGCGTAAACATCTTCCCAAGCCAGATAGAATCGCTGCTTATGGAAACAGAAGGTGTTGAGCCACATTATCAACTGATTGTGGATAGGGTTAACAATTTAGATACGCTTGAGGTAAAGGTTGAGGTTAGCGAAAAACTATTCTCCGATGAGATTAAACATCTACAAAGACTCAAAGAAAGAATTGAAAAGGATATAAAAGATTTATACGGCATTACGGTTAAGGTCACACTTGTTGAGCCAAAAACCCTTCAAAGATTTGAAGGTAAAGCAAAAAGGGTCATAGATAAAAGAAAGATTTAG
- a CDS encoding ABC transporter substrate-binding protein, translating to MKRFIFIIVGVLFIASTAFADVIKIGALVSITGPTSFLGQPEKNTLEMIVNDINKKGGVNGTKIKLIIYDTKGQPATTVMMARKLIYSDRVKAIIGPTRSGSTLAIIPLIQRARIPLISMASSYKITTPTKKWVFKTAPSDSLAVERLYSYFSDHNIHRIAILTAQTGFGESGREELKKLASKYNIKILADETFNATDTNMTSQLIKIKNIKGVEAIVCWGTNPGPASVAKNVKQLGIKIPLFMSHGVASKRFIQLAGDTAEGIKLPAGKLLVAEQLPKNDPQRAVLLAYKKDYQSKFGPVSTFGGHAYDAIHMIIIALKNEAKTPSQIRDQLEHIKNFVGITGIFTYSKDNHAGLDPSDFCIVEIKNGNWKLIAY from the coding sequence ATGAAAAGGTTTATTTTTATTATCGTTGGGGTTTTGTTTATTGCATCAACTGCATTTGCCGATGTTATTAAAATCGGCGCACTTGTCTCAATTACAGGTCCAACCTCTTTTCTTGGTCAGCCAGAGAAAAACACACTTGAGATGATTGTAAACGACATCAACAAAAAGGGTGGAGTAAACGGCACAAAGATCAAGCTTATCATCTACGATACAAAGGGCCAGCCAGCTACAACGGTTATGATGGCAAGAAAGCTTATCTACTCAGATAGAGTTAAAGCAATTATCGGGCCAACAAGAAGCGGCTCAACACTGGCAATTATTCCACTTATTCAAAGAGCAAGGATTCCTCTTATATCTATGGCATCAAGCTATAAAATCACAACACCTACAAAAAAATGGGTTTTTAAAACTGCACCATCTGATAGTCTCGCCGTTGAAAGATTATACAGCTATTTTTCAGACCATAACATACACAGAATAGCAATACTCACAGCTCAAACCGGCTTTGGTGAAAGCGGAAGAGAGGAGCTTAAAAAATTAGCATCAAAATACAACATAAAGATTCTTGCAGATGAAACATTTAATGCAACCGATACAAATATGACTTCCCAGCTTATAAAAATAAAAAACATAAAAGGGGTTGAAGCTATTGTATGCTGGGGCACAAATCCAGGGCCAGCCTCTGTTGCCAAAAATGTTAAACAGTTAGGTATAAAAATACCGCTTTTTATGAGCCACGGTGTTGCATCGAAAAGATTTATTCAGCTTGCAGGCGATACAGCAGAGGGAATAAAACTACCTGCCGGAAAGCTGCTTGTGGCTGAACAGCTACCAAAAAACGACCCTCAAAGGGCAGTGCTTCTTGCATACAAAAAGGATTATCAATCGAAATTTGGACCTGTTTCAACATTTGGTGGACACGCCTACGATGCAATCCATATGATTATTATTGCATTAAAGAACGAAGCAAAAACACCATCCCAGATTCGAGATCAACTTGAACATATCAAAAATTTTGTGGGTATAACAGGTATTTTTACTTATTCAAAAGACAACCATGCAGGGCTTGACCCAAGCGATTTCTGTATAGTTGAGATAAAAAACGGAAACTGGAAGCTTATTGCTTACTAA
- a CDS encoding ACT domain-containing protein encodes MKRIRQISVFVENRPGRLLEVVDLLGKNNINIKALSLADSSDFGIVRLVVKGTDEAIKVLKENGFTISETNIIACMIDDKPGALASILRTLADNQINIEYMYGFASPIEGKAVMVFKFSDLESAEKILEQNNIKTLTQEEIREI; translated from the coding sequence ATGAAAAGGATAAGACAGATATCGGTTTTTGTAGAAAACAGACCCGGCAGGTTGCTTGAGGTGGTTGACCTTTTGGGTAAAAACAACATAAACATTAAAGCCCTCTCTTTAGCAGATTCAAGCGACTTTGGAATTGTAAGATTGGTTGTAAAAGGCACAGATGAGGCGATAAAGGTATTAAAAGAAAACGGCTTCACTATAAGCGAAACAAACATTATAGCCTGCATGATTGATGATAAACCGGGTGCACTGGCCTCTATTTTAAGGACGCTTGCTGACAATCAGATAAATATCGAGTATATGTATGGCTTTGCATCTCCAATAGAGGGAAAAGCTGTAATGGTGTTTAAATTCTCAGATTTAGAAAGTGCCGAAAAGATTCTTGAACAAAACAACATAAAAACTCTAACACAGGAAGAAATCAGAGAAATATAA
- the ilvA gene encoding threonine ammonia-lyase, biosynthetic, whose amino-acid sequence MDEIFKLILMARVYDIVKETPLDFAPNLSKKLSNRILLKREDLQSVFSFKIRGAYNKIVNLSDKEKKCGVIAASAGNHAQGVALSSKVLGIKATIVMPETTPKIKIDAVKRHGAEVVLKGDNYSEAYEHCKTLINKLNLTYIPPFDDEFVIAGQGTIGHEIIRQASKDDVYAVFVPIGGGGLIAGIATFIKNIYPQIKIIGVEPIESNAMYLSIKNNKKVVLDRVGIFADGVAVKEVGDLTFEKTKQYVDDIILVSVDEIASAIKDIYYDTRNIVEPAGALAVAGIKKYISQHNITSKTFIAINSGANMNFDRLSYVAERAVIGEKQEGLYAVRIPEKPGEFKKFCQRVIQDKNVSEFHYRLSSRNEAYILVGLTMDYEKENQEILERMRKEGYYAMDVTHNELIKDHIRYMIGGKCPIVENEIFYDFKFPEKAGALMRFLSNMKEQWNITTFHYRRHGGEFGRVFIGFEIPQNERAEFEVFLNKIGYDYTHQTTNIACRLFL is encoded by the coding sequence ATGGATGAGATATTTAAATTAATCCTTATGGCAAGGGTTTATGATATAGTAAAGGAAACGCCGCTTGATTTTGCACCAAATCTATCAAAAAAACTTTCAAACAGAATTCTTTTAAAAAGGGAAGACCTGCAAAGTGTATTTTCATTTAAAATAAGGGGCGCATACAATAAGATTGTTAATCTGTCAGATAAAGAAAAAAAATGCGGTGTGATAGCAGCAAGTGCCGGCAACCACGCACAGGGTGTGGCATTATCCTCAAAGGTTTTAGGTATAAAGGCAACGATCGTTATGCCAGAAACAACACCAAAAATTAAAATAGATGCAGTGAAACGACATGGAGCAGAAGTTGTTTTAAAAGGGGACAACTATTCAGAGGCTTATGAGCACTGCAAAACCCTGATAAATAAACTAAACCTGACCTATATCCCCCCATTTGATGATGAATTTGTCATAGCAGGACAGGGAACGATCGGCCATGAGATAATCAGACAGGCATCAAAAGACGATGTTTATGCCGTTTTTGTGCCAATCGGTGGTGGCGGATTGATTGCGGGTATTGCAACATTTATAAAAAACATCTATCCACAGATTAAAATCATAGGTGTTGAGCCAATTGAGAGCAACGCCATGTATCTATCAATAAAGAATAATAAAAAGGTTGTATTGGACAGAGTTGGAATATTTGCAGATGGTGTAGCAGTCAAAGAAGTGGGCGATTTAACATTTGAAAAAACAAAACAGTATGTGGATGACATTATTCTGGTTAGTGTTGATGAGATAGCATCGGCAATAAAAGACATTTACTACGATACACGCAATATTGTAGAACCAGCCGGGGCTTTAGCTGTTGCAGGTATCAAAAAATATATCTCACAGCACAACATAACATCAAAAACTTTTATAGCAATCAACAGCGGCGCAAATATGAACTTTGATAGACTAAGCTATGTTGCAGAAAGAGCTGTGATTGGCGAAAAACAGGAAGGTTTATATGCGGTAAGGATTCCAGAAAAACCCGGTGAGTTTAAAAAATTCTGCCAACGTGTTATTCAAGATAAGAATGTATCGGAGTTTCACTATAGACTTTCAAGCAGAAATGAGGCATACATACTTGTTGGATTGACAATGGATTATGAAAAGGAAAACCAGGAAATATTAGAAAGAATGAGAAAAGAAGGATATTATGCCATGGATGTCACACACAACGAACTTATAAAAGACCATATACGATACATGATTGGTGGCAAATGCCCCATCGTAGAAAACGAGATTTTTTATGACTTTAAATTCCCAGAAAAAGCAGGCGCATTGATGAGATTTTTGAGTAATATGAAGGAACAATGGAACATAACAACATTCCACTACAGAAGACACGGCGGAGAGTTTGGCAGGGTGTTTATAGGTTTTGAGATTCCGCAAAACGAAAGGGCTGAGTTTGAAGTATTTCTAAACAAAATAGGATATGATTATACGCATCAGACAACAAATATTGCCTGCAGACTCTTTCTTTAG
- the fliI gene encoding flagellar protein export ATPase FliI, with translation MSKILKLKEVINNSNLVVTYGRIKKVAGLTIKSSGPKNVKIADVCKIDTDEGWIDSEVVGFDEDGVILMPLGVLDGIRAGSLVKSQGSGLSVPVSDKLLGRVVNALGKPIDFKGSIPVEDYYPVYPKPVSALKREIIKEPISVGVKAIDGLLTIGKGQRIGIFAGSGVGKSTLMGMIARNSSADVNVIALIGERGREVREFIERDLKEEGLKRSVVVVATSDEAPLLRREGAFVATAIAEFFKDKGLDVMLMMDSVTRFAMAQREIGLAIGEPPTTKGYTPSVFSLLPRLLERAGNFEKGSITAIYTVLVDGDDLMEPIADASRSILDGHIVLSRKIAERGRYPAIDVLKSISRLMSSITDEKHKQLASRIRKVLSVYSEAEDLINIGAYVKGSNKDIDEAIEYIEKVEAFLAQNVDESFSLSDSIKLMESIFS, from the coding sequence GATTAAGTCTTCTGGACCAAAAAATGTAAAGATTGCCGATGTATGTAAAATAGATACAGATGAGGGATGGATCGATAGCGAGGTTGTTGGTTTTGATGAGGACGGTGTAATTTTGATGCCTTTAGGTGTTTTGGATGGGATCAGGGCAGGCAGCCTTGTGAAGTCTCAGGGCAGTGGTTTAAGTGTTCCTGTATCGGATAAACTTTTAGGCAGGGTTGTTAACGCTTTAGGTAAACCGATAGACTTTAAAGGCTCAATACCTGTCGAGGACTATTATCCTGTTTATCCAAAGCCCGTATCGGCTTTAAAGAGGGAAATTATAAAAGAACCGATAAGCGTTGGTGTTAAAGCGATAGATGGTTTGCTTACCATAGGAAAGGGTCAAAGAATCGGGATTTTTGCAGGAAGCGGCGTGGGTAAAAGCACATTGATGGGTATGATTGCAAGAAACAGCTCAGCCGATGTTAATGTTATTGCTCTGATCGGTGAAAGGGGCAGAGAGGTCAGAGAATTTATAGAACGGGATTTGAAGGAAGAGGGATTAAAACGCAGCGTTGTTGTAGTGGCTACAAGCGATGAGGCGCCACTTTTAAGAAGAGAGGGAGCATTTGTGGCTACGGCAATTGCTGAGTTTTTTAAAGATAAGGGGTTGGATGTAATGCTTATGATGGATTCTGTAACCCGTTTTGCTATGGCTCAAAGGGAAATCGGTCTTGCCATTGGTGAGCCACCCACGACAAAGGGTTATACGCCATCTGTATTCAGCCTTCTGCCACGCCTTTTGGAAAGGGCAGGGAATTTTGAGAAAGGTTCAATTACAGCTATTTACACGGTTTTGGTGGATGGTGATGACTTGATGGAGCCTATAGCAGATGCCAGCCGCTCAATTCTTGATGGGCATATCGTGTTATCCCGCAAGATAGCTGAAAGGGGCAGGTATCCTGCTATAGATGTTTTAAAAAGTATTTCCCGTTTGATGAGCTCTATTACAGATGAAAAACACAAACAGCTTGCATCAAGGATCAGGAAGGTTTTATCCGTTTACAGTGAGGCTGAAGATTTGATAAATATCGGTGCTTATGTTAAGGGTAGCAATAAAGATATCGATGAGGCGATTGAATATATAGAAAAGGTTGAGGCTTTTTTGGCTCAGAATGTTGATGAATCTTTTTCATTAAGTGATTCTATTAAACTTATGGAGTCGATTTTTAGCTGA